The proteins below are encoded in one region of Engraulis encrasicolus isolate BLACKSEA-1 chromosome 1, IST_EnEncr_1.0, whole genome shotgun sequence:
- the LOC134452853 gene encoding NLR family CARD domain-containing protein 3-like — protein sequence MNHKSKMKRRFESISEGIIRTGTQTLLNKIYTELYITEGESEDVNNEHEVWQVEAASRPQTTDDTAINCNDIFKPLTGQDKCTRTVMTKGIAGIGKTVSVQKFILDWAEENDNQDVDFMFVLPFRELNLVKDAQYSLHRLLLDFHPELSELENSEYKDCNIIFIFDGLDESRLPLNFQKNQQLSDVTELSPVDVLMTSLIQGALLPSARIWITSRPAAASQVPSQCVDLVTEIRGFSDPQKEEYFRKRISDYSLADRLITHIKASRSLFIMCHMPVFCWITATVLQQILEEEDGREAPKTLTEMFIHFLLIQTTRKQQKYQEETEADRQRLLESHKSVILKLAELAFTHLENGNLMFYEEDLRQCGIDVSEASVYSGMCTEIFREECVFEHQKVYCFVHLSIQEFLAALHVFSSYLNKNSEVLGQFVKRKDSIATLPLDELLKSAVNKALVSKNGHLDLFVRFLHGISLTSNHGLLLGLLTHTHSSPESVKKTIKNLKVMQRPNISPERCINLFHCLVEMHDSSVHDEIHAYLKAEKGSVKQLSLAHCSALAHVLLMSDGVMDEFDIRKYKSSPEGIRRLVPVIRCCRKAV from the coding sequence ATGAACCATAAATCCAAAATGAAGAGAAGGTTTGAGAGTATATCTGAAGGCATCATAAGAACAGGGACACAAACACTCCTGAACAAGATCTACACAGAGCTCTACATCACTGAGGGAGAAAGTGAAGATGTGAATAACGAACATGAAGTTTGGCAGGTAGAAGCAGCATCCAGACCACAAACTACAGACGACACAGCCATCAACTGTAATGACATCTTCAAGCCATTAACAGGACAGGATAAATGCACCAGGACTGTCATGACCAAAGGGATTGCTGGCATCGGAAAAACAGTGTCAGTACAGAAATTCATCCTTGACTGGGCAGAAGAGAATGATAATCAGGATGTGGATTTCATGTTTGTGCTTCCATTCCGAGAGCTGAATTTAGTCAAAGATGCTCAATACAGTCTTCACAGACTCCTGCTTGACTTCCACCCTGAGCTTAGTGAGTTGGAAAATAGTGAATACAAAGATTGCAACATCAtattcatctttgatggtctggatgagagtCGACTTCCACTGAATTTTCAAAAGAACCAGCAGTTGTCAGATGTAACAGAACTGTCACCCGTGGATGTGCTGATGACAAGCCTCATTCAAGGAGCCCTGCTTCCCTCGGCTCGAATCTGGATAACCtccagaccagcagcagccagtcaggTCCCTTCCCAGTGTGTGGATCTGGTGACAGAAATACGAGGGTTCAGTGACCCACAGaaggaagagtacttcaggaagaggaTCAGTGACTACAGTCTAGCCGACAGACTCATCACACACATTAAAGCATCCAGAAGCCTCTTCATTATGTGCCACATGCCAGTCTTCTGTTGGATCACCGCCACTGTCCTTCAGCAAATACTGGAAGAAGAAGATGGGAGGGAAGCCCCTAAAACCCTGACAGAGATGTTCATACACTTCCTGCTCATCCAGACCACCAGGAAGCAACAGAAGTATCAAGAGGAAACTGAAGCAGATAGGCAGAGGCTTCTAGAATCCCACAAGAGCGTCATTCTGAAACTGGCAGAGCTGGCTTTCACACACCTGGAGAATGGCAATCTCATGTTCTATGAAGAAGACCTGAGACagtgtggcattgatgtcagTGAAGCATCAGTGTACTCCGGCATGTGCACTGAGATTTTCAGGGAGGAATGTGTGTTTGAACACCAGAAGGTTTACTGCTTTGTCCACCTGAGCATCCAAGAGTTTCTGGCTGCTTTGCATGTGTTCTCATCTTATCTAAATAAGAATTCGGAGGTCTTGGGACAGTTTGTGAAAAGAAAGGACAGCATAGCAACATTGCCACTTGATGAGCTGTTGAAGAGTGCAGTGAACAAAGCTTTGGTAAGCAAGAATGGGCATCTTGATTTGTTTGTTCGTTTCCTTCATGGAATTTCCCTGACGTCAAATCATGGACTCCTGCTTGGCCTCTTGACTCATACCCACAGCAGCCCAGAGAGTGTGAAGAAAACAATCAAGAACCTGAAGGTGATGCAGAGACCAAACATCTCCCCCGAGAGGTGCATCAATCTCTTCCACTGCCTGGTTGAAATGCATGACTCGTCTGTCCATGATGAAATACACGCTTACCTCAAGGCAGAGAAGGGATCAGTCAAACAGCTTTCACTGGCTCACTGCTCTGCCTTGGCACATGTGCTTCTGATGTCTGACGGGGTGATGGATGAGTTTGATATAAGAAAATACAAATCCTCTCCAGAGGGTATCAGGAGACTGGTCCCAGTTATACGATGCTGCAGAAAAGCTGTGTGA